In Sphingobacterium thalpophilum, a genomic segment contains:
- a CDS encoding ABC transporter permease: protein MIKNYIKIAWRNISKNKGYSTINIIGLAIGLACCLLIAIYVQNELSYDKYHVNKDRIYRIVHDYKDVSSTEQHQIWGNGPIGEAIKADFPEIEKVVQFSGQTSILLKQGDKRFQEENVFFMDSTAFDVFSWKVLAGDPHTALKNAYSVVLTESTAKKYFGDQNPIGKTLEGGLAAGRADAGLYTVTAVMADVPANSHFTFDALLSMSTFRKARPDVFNKEGWDYVDFYTYFLASKDFDPVKFDQKIPEFLKRHLPTNENPNAKYNFHIEPLLQAYMHSSADRQPGTNGSYQNLYIFSIIGGFILLIACVNFMNLATSRSMERAKEVGVRKTIGASKSNLIFQFMSESLVLVFVSSILAILLVMAFLPFLEAFSGKHLNYSSLKNGTTWAIFLFTTIFTGLLAASYPALILANFKPIAVLKGSYSNSKGGTLLRRVLVVFQFCLSIALIAGTVVVFSQLDQLQHRDLGFQKDQRLVIDYNFDDKVNNNLEAIKSTLAKDKDVLSVTASRTVPGTFFPNAGTEIMSANGTMSQFAPFLYEVDVDFIPNIGLQMAAGRAYSRDFPADTAHSLVINESAAKQWGYSNPQDIIGKQFRQWGREGTVIGVVKDFNYLSLHRKIEPLALRLEPSSSRYLTLNIQHVNQPETVARIGKLWNELVPNRPFLYSFLDDNFNRQYEADFNFRRLFTAFSGLALFIACLGLLGLVTYTAQQRTKEIGVRKVLGASIYNLILLLSSDFIKLLAVALLIATPLSWMAMKKWLDNFAYHIEPQWWMFVFAGFATIIIALVTVSFQTLKAAKANPVDSLRDE, encoded by the coding sequence ATGATCAAGAACTATATAAAAATAGCCTGGCGCAATATCTCCAAAAATAAAGGGTATTCAACCATAAACATAATTGGCTTGGCAATAGGATTAGCCTGTTGCCTATTGATAGCAATTTATGTACAAAATGAATTGTCATACGACAAATATCATGTGAATAAAGATCGAATTTACCGCATCGTCCATGACTATAAAGATGTAAGCAGCACAGAACAGCATCAAATCTGGGGCAATGGTCCAATCGGTGAAGCCATCAAAGCAGATTTCCCTGAAATCGAAAAGGTCGTTCAATTTTCAGGGCAAACGTCTATCCTGCTCAAACAAGGCGATAAAAGATTCCAGGAGGAAAATGTATTTTTCATGGACTCTACTGCATTTGATGTCTTTAGTTGGAAGGTTTTGGCCGGCGACCCGCATACAGCCTTAAAGAACGCCTATTCTGTCGTATTAACAGAAAGTACCGCTAAGAAATATTTCGGAGATCAAAATCCCATTGGCAAGACGCTTGAGGGAGGTTTAGCTGCTGGTCGTGCCGATGCAGGTCTATATACTGTAACGGCAGTAATGGCCGATGTACCTGCTAATTCACACTTTACGTTCGATGCATTGCTCTCGATGAGTACATTCCGAAAAGCACGGCCAGACGTATTTAATAAAGAAGGCTGGGATTATGTAGACTTCTACACGTACTTTCTCGCTTCAAAAGACTTTGATCCTGTAAAGTTCGACCAGAAAATACCGGAGTTTCTCAAGCGGCATCTCCCAACAAATGAAAACCCAAATGCAAAATACAATTTCCATATCGAGCCGCTTCTGCAGGCTTACATGCACTCGTCTGCGGATCGTCAACCCGGTACCAATGGAAGCTATCAGAATTTATACATATTCAGCATTATTGGCGGATTCATCTTACTGATCGCCTGTGTGAACTTTATGAATCTGGCTACATCAAGGTCAATGGAAAGAGCAAAGGAAGTCGGCGTACGAAAAACCATAGGAGCAAGCAAAAGCAATCTGATCTTTCAGTTTATGTCTGAATCATTGGTTCTTGTATTCGTCAGTAGTATTTTGGCGATACTGCTCGTTATGGCCTTTCTCCCCTTTTTGGAAGCATTCTCGGGCAAACACCTCAATTATTCGTCCCTGAAAAATGGGACGACCTGGGCAATATTCCTATTCACCACCATTTTTACGGGACTTCTTGCTGCCAGCTATCCCGCGTTGATTCTAGCAAATTTCAAACCGATTGCAGTACTTAAAGGAAGTTATAGCAACAGCAAAGGGGGTACATTATTACGTCGCGTATTAGTTGTTTTCCAATTTTGCCTTTCTATTGCGCTCATTGCAGGTACAGTCGTCGTCTTTTCTCAACTAGATCAATTACAGCACCGAGATCTTGGATTTCAAAAAGATCAACGGCTTGTGATAGATTATAATTTCGATGATAAGGTAAACAATAACCTGGAAGCGATAAAATCTACACTAGCAAAAGATAAAGATGTTTTGTCTGTCACTGCATCACGTACGGTACCGGGAACATTTTTTCCAAATGCAGGAACAGAAATCATGTCAGCAAACGGAACGATGAGTCAATTTGCTCCTTTCTTATATGAAGTCGATGTTGACTTTATTCCTAATATTGGTCTGCAAATGGCCGCTGGGCGTGCCTATTCCAGGGATTTCCCAGCGGATACGGCCCATTCACTTGTTATCAATGAATCTGCTGCAAAACAATGGGGCTATTCAAATCCACAAGATATTATTGGCAAGCAATTTCGTCAATGGGGAAGAGAAGGAACGGTTATCGGTGTAGTGAAAGATTTCAATTACCTTTCTTTACACCGTAAGATTGAGCCTTTAGCTTTGCGACTTGAACCAAGCAGCAGCCGGTATTTAACCTTGAATATCCAACATGTAAACCAGCCTGAGACCGTTGCCAGAATCGGCAAGCTGTGGAATGAACTTGTACCAAACCGTCCATTTTTATATAGCTTTCTCGACGACAATTTCAATCGACAATATGAAGCGGATTTTAATTTTAGAAGACTTTTTACAGCCTTCTCCGGACTAGCACTTTTTATTGCCTGTTTAGGTTTATTGGGACTTGTTACGTATACAGCCCAACAGCGGACCAAAGAAATCGGCGTACGGAAAGTTCTCGGTGCATCCATCTATAATTTAATCCTCCTGCTCTCTTCCGACTTCATCAAGTTATTGGCTGTAGCGCTTCTCATCGCGACACCGCTATCTTGGATGGCGATGAAAAAATGGCTTGACAATTTTGCTTATCACATTGAACCACAATGGTGGATGTTTGTCTTTGCTGGTTTTGCTACAATCATTATCGCATTAGTAACGGTGAGTTTTCAAACACTCAAGGCTGCCAAGGCAAATCCTGTAGATAGTTTAAGAGACGAATAA
- a CDS encoding ABC transporter permease — translation MIKNYLITAIRELRKRKFYTAINILGLSVSLTASILIIFWVQDEKSFDKFHPDFEQIYKVNSHLDPEHNGSIWGTSPGPIGNYAQNVPEVDYATRVSQDYNTTLVNDKLKRPVTSMNIYYVDGNFFKMFHFPLQEGSLSGFQENYKQALITPSTAEKLFSTQKVIGKTFRYQKDLFTVAGILNDIPQNSSMQFDVVIPLGYHAQRFTNWGGNGKWKTIDEDMGNYSFSTYIKVKPHASAALIGKSVTDTYTKARNGENSTLFVLDPLKTMHLIAPDGNKSTLRMVQIFGIIAILLLVIGAVNYVNLSTARALDRAKDVGIRKIIGANRLHLFLQFITETVVVFLCSLLIAFILIVILHTGYNQIAQKSISLSFHNTTIWLYIGAAIIGTLGLSSIYPAIQLSSFNPIHSLKGKSIKGVSSNTMRKILVVFQFTLSVTLIVCTLIIKKQLDFIQKINLGYDRDHVLTLGLPEEAYKHMDAIRAELKSNEAIQGVSLSSLYNMTDFGNATGDIDWPGKSKDNKLIVAQATIDKDFIPLMNMQFLEGKNFSGMPVDSSGYIINETLAKQMGLKPPYVGSNMSFHDFPGQIIGVVKDFHFKSIKDKIGPMVFWTRWGSGTLYVKTSTTKAPEAINVLEKIYNRYPSDAPFNYTFIDQQFDNLYKSEQRTGLLFNIFAGIAIFISALGLFALATHEAQMRVKEIGIRKVLGASTFGVVRLLGKNFVILVSISILIACPIAVYLMKQWLSNFAYKTDLEVQTFVFGGILALLIAIFTVSYQAVRAALSNPVDSLRDE, via the coding sequence ATGATAAAGAACTATTTAATAACCGCAATTAGAGAATTAAGGAAACGGAAATTCTATACCGCGATCAATATATTAGGTCTGTCGGTCAGCCTTACTGCCTCCATATTAATTATTTTCTGGGTACAGGACGAAAAGAGCTTTGATAAATTCCACCCAGACTTTGAACAGATTTACAAAGTCAATTCTCATTTGGATCCCGAGCACAACGGTTCGATATGGGGGACATCTCCCGGGCCTATAGGAAACTATGCACAAAATGTACCGGAGGTAGATTACGCAACGCGTGTTTCACAGGATTACAATACCACGTTGGTCAATGACAAACTGAAACGTCCGGTAACTAGTATGAACATCTATTATGTAGATGGTAATTTTTTCAAGATGTTTCATTTTCCATTACAAGAGGGCTCCCTCTCAGGTTTTCAGGAAAATTATAAACAGGCGCTTATCACCCCTTCGACAGCCGAAAAACTTTTTAGTACGCAAAAAGTCATTGGAAAAACTTTCCGTTACCAGAAAGATCTCTTCACTGTAGCCGGTATCCTAAACGATATTCCACAAAATTCCTCGATGCAATTCGATGTCGTTATCCCACTGGGGTATCATGCACAGCGGTTTACAAACTGGGGTGGTAATGGTAAATGGAAAACAATCGATGAAGATATGGGTAACTATAGTTTTTCAACTTATATTAAAGTCAAACCTCATGCTTCTGCAGCACTTATCGGAAAATCGGTCACAGACACTTATACCAAAGCCCGCAACGGTGAAAACTCGACTCTATTTGTTTTAGATCCACTCAAAACCATGCATTTAATCGCTCCTGACGGAAATAAATCGACACTTCGCATGGTTCAGATTTTTGGGATCATTGCGATATTGCTCTTGGTGATCGGTGCGGTAAATTATGTCAATCTAAGTACTGCAAGAGCATTGGATCGGGCGAAAGATGTTGGTATCCGCAAAATAATCGGCGCCAACCGTCTCCATTTATTCCTACAATTTATCACCGAAACTGTTGTTGTATTTCTTTGTTCACTACTGATCGCTTTCATCCTTATCGTGATCCTTCATACCGGATATAATCAGATCGCACAAAAATCAATCAGTCTATCTTTCCATAACACGACGATATGGCTGTATATTGGGGCAGCAATTATAGGCACATTGGGACTGTCCAGCATATATCCTGCGATACAGCTTTCCTCGTTCAATCCCATTCATTCGTTAAAAGGAAAATCAATAAAAGGTGTTTCCTCGAATACCATGCGTAAAATATTGGTGGTTTTCCAGTTTACGCTCTCCGTAACGCTAATTGTATGTACGCTGATTATTAAAAAGCAATTGGACTTTATCCAAAAGATCAATTTGGGGTATGATAGAGATCATGTACTAACGCTTGGTCTTCCTGAGGAGGCTTACAAACATATGGACGCGATACGTGCTGAACTAAAAAGCAATGAGGCGATACAAGGGGTTTCCCTATCAAGTTTATACAACATGACCGATTTTGGAAATGCCACGGGCGATATAGACTGGCCCGGCAAGTCCAAAGACAACAAACTCATTGTTGCTCAAGCGACCATCGATAAGGATTTTATTCCTTTGATGAACATGCAATTCCTGGAAGGAAAAAACTTTAGCGGAATGCCGGTTGATTCGTCCGGCTATATCATCAACGAGACTTTGGCGAAACAGATGGGATTAAAGCCGCCGTACGTGGGATCCAATATGAGTTTCCACGATTTCCCTGGACAAATTATCGGTGTTGTGAAAGACTTCCACTTTAAATCCATCAAAGATAAAATAGGTCCAATGGTCTTCTGGACGCGCTGGGGATCGGGTACACTTTATGTTAAAACGAGTACGACAAAAGCCCCTGAGGCCATTAATGTTTTAGAAAAGATCTATAACCGATATCCATCAGATGCTCCTTTTAACTACACCTTCATTGATCAGCAATTTGATAATCTATATAAATCCGAGCAGCGCACAGGTTTGTTGTTCAATATTTTCGCTGGCATCGCCATTTTTATATCTGCTTTAGGTCTGTTTGCGTTGGCAACTCACGAAGCGCAAATGCGTGTAAAGGAAATTGGCATCCGTAAAGTTCTTGGCGCTAGCACCTTTGGTGTCGTCCGGCTATTGGGGAAAAATTTCGTGATACTCGTCTCCATTTCCATTCTGATTGCCTGCCCTATTGCAGTTTACCTGATGAAACAATGGTTAAGCAATTTTGCCTATAAAACAGATCTAGAGGTGCAAACATTTGTCTTCGGTGGTATCCTGGCCTTGCTGATCGCCATTTTCACCGTCAGCTATCAGGCTGTTCGGGCAGCTTTATCCAATCCCGTAGATAGTTTAAGAGACGAATAA
- a CDS encoding ABC transporter permease codes for MMSTIKLIFRQLWRNRLFTFLNVFGLAIGISACWLIFRIVNYEFSFDQHHPESEQIYKVHTSYEEKDKLDHFDGVPAPLPAYIKENFVNVELTVPIFKQYFERVSNNRGAQKIEFEDQPEIIGTTGDYFKMTPYVWLAGDQRNILKNSHEVILTESRAKLYFPNTSIDQIIGQTLSYDSTLYNVAGIVRDLAHPSSFLGKEFIRIPEQEWNSTNWNNSNSNWQLFIKVKSSASLPNLIKTADKKAYEMTHAEFDKFGFKMHVNTVPLKDLHFTSYAQNNVDQKIMYGLIGIGIFLLLLACVNYINLATAQIPQRAKEIGIRKTLGESQKRITKSFLLETFCITAFSVLLSWPLLILIQTVLAAYIPDQLKLYPDPWGVSLFLATLTITITLISSGYPILLTNKVKIVEVIKISNAQTLKFGNLSFRKMLIVFQFLIAQLFVISTCIIGLQLKHALQNNYGFDKDAIITLRFPSKSYQDSNVDPFVFKQAIKHIAGVEQASLGHLPMSNDHWGNALFAKSDTGQLQADVQMKFVDQDNFKLYNFKMLAGRPLQLADTSTGIVLNLASVQKLGFKSAENAVGSFVTYTDKQRQIVGVTDNFHTKNLHAAIQPVVMLSSIKKWELNRLSVKLNNNSTTWPETLKQIEKEWKKYYPKAPFKYDFYDQQIKELYSSDLKFSKIINLFTSTTILISCLGLIGLVTITTVQRTKEIGIRKVLGSTVLGIIGLLSKDYIKLILISILIATPIAWWAMHKWLDDFAYKIDLSWWMFIIPAAATLLIAFFTMSYQSIKAARANPVNSLRDE; via the coding sequence ATGATGAGCACGATTAAATTAATTTTCAGACAATTATGGCGCAACCGTCTTTTCACATTTTTAAATGTATTTGGGCTTGCCATCGGAATAAGTGCCTGTTGGCTAATTTTCCGTATCGTCAATTATGAATTTAGTTTTGATCAGCATCATCCGGAAAGTGAGCAGATTTACAAGGTCCATACCTCCTATGAGGAAAAGGATAAATTAGATCATTTCGATGGTGTTCCCGCACCATTACCGGCATATATCAAGGAAAACTTTGTCAATGTTGAACTGACAGTACCCATCTTTAAACAATACTTCGAGCGTGTCAGTAATAATCGCGGAGCGCAGAAAATAGAGTTTGAAGATCAGCCCGAAATCATCGGTACCACGGGAGACTATTTCAAAATGACACCTTATGTTTGGTTAGCTGGCGACCAAAGGAATATACTAAAAAATAGCCATGAAGTCATCCTGACAGAATCGCGGGCTAAATTGTATTTCCCAAACACGTCAATAGACCAAATCATAGGACAGACCTTATCCTATGATAGTACATTGTACAATGTCGCCGGTATTGTAAGAGATCTAGCTCATCCAAGCAGCTTTTTGGGTAAAGAATTTATCCGGATTCCAGAACAGGAATGGAATAGCACAAACTGGAACAATTCAAATTCCAATTGGCAGCTCTTTATTAAGGTAAAATCATCGGCTTCCCTTCCTAACCTCATAAAGACAGCCGACAAAAAGGCGTATGAGATGACACATGCTGAATTTGACAAGTTTGGATTTAAAATGCATGTAAATACAGTTCCTTTAAAAGACTTACATTTTACTTCTTATGCGCAAAATAATGTTGATCAGAAAATAATGTACGGTCTTATCGGCATAGGTATATTTTTGCTCTTACTCGCCTGTGTCAATTACATCAATCTCGCTACAGCCCAAATCCCACAACGCGCCAAGGAAATTGGTATCAGAAAGACATTGGGAGAAAGCCAGAAAAGAATTACAAAATCCTTTCTGCTAGAAACATTTTGCATTACGGCTTTTTCGGTGCTTTTATCTTGGCCTTTACTTATTCTCATTCAAACAGTTTTAGCCGCATATATTCCCGATCAGCTCAAGCTATATCCAGATCCCTGGGGTGTATCGCTATTTTTAGCAACACTTACAATTACGATTACTTTAATTTCCTCAGGTTATCCGATTTTATTGACAAACAAAGTCAAGATTGTTGAAGTCATTAAAATCTCGAATGCGCAAACGCTCAAATTTGGCAATCTTTCTTTTCGAAAAATGCTCATTGTTTTTCAATTTTTGATTGCCCAGCTATTTGTTATTTCAACTTGCATCATTGGTCTACAATTGAAACATGCACTACAGAATAACTACGGCTTTGATAAGGATGCGATCATTACCCTACGTTTCCCGAGTAAAAGCTATCAGGACAGTAATGTTGATCCCTTTGTTTTCAAACAAGCGATTAAGCACATCGCAGGTGTAGAACAGGCTTCCTTGGGGCATCTGCCCATGAGTAACGACCATTGGGGAAATGCCTTGTTTGCCAAAAGTGATACGGGACAGTTACAAGCCGATGTACAAATGAAATTTGTCGACCAAGATAACTTTAAACTCTATAATTTTAAAATGCTTGCTGGCCGCCCGCTGCAATTGGCCGATACCAGCACAGGCATCGTGTTAAACTTAGCCAGCGTTCAAAAATTAGGTTTTAAATCTGCTGAAAACGCTGTAGGGAGCTTTGTTACGTATACCGACAAACAGCGCCAGATTGTGGGAGTAACCGACAATTTTCACACGAAAAATCTCCATGCAGCTATTCAACCTGTTGTCATGCTGAGTTCCATTAAAAAATGGGAATTAAACAGACTAAGTGTGAAACTCAACAATAATTCAACTACCTGGCCGGAAACTTTAAAACAGATTGAGAAAGAATGGAAAAAATATTATCCAAAAGCCCCATTCAAATATGATTTCTATGATCAGCAAATCAAAGAACTCTATAGCAGTGATCTAAAATTCTCGAAGATCATCAATCTATTTACATCGACGACAATTCTCATCAGCTGCTTGGGATTGATCGGCCTGGTTACCATCACCACGGTACAACGTACAAAAGAAATTGGTATTCGAAAAGTGTTGGGAAGTACGGTACTGGGGATTATTGGGTTATTATCAAAAGATTATATCAAACTTATACTCATTTCTATTTTGATCGCCACCCCAATTGCTTGGTGGGCGATGCACAAATGGTTGGATGATTTTGCTTATAAGATAGATCTATCCTGGTGGATGTTTATCATTCCGGCTGCCGCAACCCTACTTATTGCATTTTTTACGATGAGCTACCAATCCATAAAAGCGGCACGTGCAAATCCCGTAAATAGCTTAAGAGATGAATAA
- a CDS encoding ABC transporter permease, which yields MNNLLLKSAIRQLWKNKLFSLLNIIGLAIGITSCWVIFKIVNYEYSFETGVPQLDRTYRIISQFKNDGKDNYNGGLAKPFYQAIRKEIPGVELVAPAFRNYQMESVTINKGQKNQKLVEDFDEAEGNVTETTSDYFKLVGYKWLAGSPEKAFSTANDIVLTKKRAAIYFPNQAVQGLIGKTIFYNDSIPKTVTGIVDNLGFNTEFNGTEFVLLKEEVYPLNVWTNTNGTDRLYIRLKDGVKDLPIQAAINKIGQKKWQEFSQEKKPKFDYNRKVVVMPLKDSHFAVHIKEWYAERTSKTVIYGLIAVAAFLMLLACINYINLSTAQIPARSKDIGVRKTLGSSQGKLVSQIIFESLLTIAIALVCSVFLTKLAFFYFQEMIPEKVKDFTSSTTSMLFIAVLLTVTTLISSAYPSWLIKKVQPVNLFRAGKQFQIGKTQINLRKTLIVFQFFIAQFFTVSALIIGQQLSYTLNKDMGFDKDAVVTFDLPSKLINKFYEEKLDQSKKQTLLHEIQKIKGVSAASIGSKPLTNNYSSSWFHRQDPTLKEKISSDIFFKNADPNYIAVYDMKLIAGNNLPQSDTVNAYIINESAVKAFGFNSPQDAIGKSIGQEDSTFPIVGVIKDFHAQEFYKEITPLALRSFSRGAYTFNIKLSGNSKEWKTSIQAINKVYTQFFPELPIEIKFYDETIASLYQKEQNLTKLINVSTIVAVLIGCLGLFGLITLAAFQRSKEIGIRKVLGASIPSIFHLLAKNFVQLILISILIAAPLTWWTCSKWLEDFYYRIDLTATPFILGAGLALFAAVLTISFQSIKAAIQNPVNSLRDE from the coding sequence ATGAACAACCTCCTATTAAAATCGGCAATTCGACAACTTTGGAAGAATAAACTATTCTCCCTATTAAATATTATTGGACTAGCCATCGGCATTACGTCATGTTGGGTCATATTTAAGATTGTCAATTATGAGTATAGTTTTGAAACTGGAGTTCCTCAGCTTGATCGAACCTATCGGATCATTTCTCAGTTTAAAAATGATGGCAAGGATAATTACAATGGGGGATTGGCCAAGCCGTTTTATCAGGCCATCCGAAAAGAAATTCCGGGCGTGGAACTGGTCGCTCCAGCATTCAGAAATTATCAAATGGAATCTGTCACAATCAACAAGGGACAAAAAAATCAAAAACTTGTCGAGGACTTTGATGAGGCTGAAGGCAATGTGACGGAGACTACCAGCGACTACTTCAAGCTCGTTGGCTACAAATGGTTAGCCGGTTCACCTGAGAAAGCATTTTCAACTGCCAACGACATTGTACTGACAAAAAAAAGGGCTGCCATTTATTTCCCAAACCAGGCTGTCCAGGGCTTAATCGGCAAAACCATCTTTTATAACGACAGTATACCCAAAACAGTAACTGGCATTGTTGATAACCTTGGCTTCAACACGGAGTTCAATGGCACAGAATTCGTCTTGCTTAAAGAAGAAGTCTACCCACTGAATGTCTGGACGAATACCAATGGTACTGACAGACTTTATATCCGATTAAAAGATGGTGTAAAAGACCTTCCAATCCAGGCAGCTATCAATAAAATCGGACAAAAAAAATGGCAGGAATTCAGCCAGGAAAAAAAACCTAAGTTTGACTACAACCGTAAGGTCGTGGTCATGCCACTAAAAGATTCCCATTTTGCAGTCCACATAAAAGAATGGTACGCCGAAAGAACAAGCAAAACCGTTATTTATGGGTTAATTGCCGTAGCTGCTTTTCTGATGCTTTTGGCCTGTATCAACTATATCAATCTTAGTACGGCACAAATACCAGCGCGGAGTAAAGATATTGGTGTCCGTAAAACATTGGGAAGTAGCCAGGGAAAATTGGTTAGCCAAATTATTTTTGAATCGCTTTTAACCATTGCCATTGCACTTGTTTGTTCGGTCTTTCTGACGAAACTGGCCTTTTTCTATTTTCAGGAAATGATTCCGGAGAAAGTAAAGGATTTTACAAGTTCGACGACATCAATGCTGTTTATCGCAGTTTTACTGACCGTAACGACTTTAATTTCCTCGGCATATCCTTCTTGGTTAATTAAAAAGGTACAGCCTGTCAATTTATTTCGGGCTGGCAAGCAGTTTCAAATCGGAAAAACACAAATCAACCTTCGGAAAACGTTGATTGTATTCCAATTCTTTATTGCTCAATTCTTTACGGTTTCAGCACTCATTATCGGCCAGCAACTCTCCTATACCCTCAACAAAGATATGGGATTCGACAAAGATGCTGTTGTTACTTTCGATCTACCTTCCAAGCTCATCAACAAATTTTATGAGGAAAAACTGGATCAAAGTAAGAAACAAACACTCCTACATGAGATCCAAAAAATAAAAGGTGTTTCGGCAGCCTCAATTGGCAGCAAGCCTTTGACAAACAATTACTCCTCCTCTTGGTTTCATCGACAAGACCCTACCTTAAAAGAGAAAATTTCATCCGATATTTTCTTTAAAAATGCAGATCCGAATTATATAGCTGTATATGACATGAAGCTAATCGCGGGAAATAACCTACCACAATCAGATACTGTCAATGCCTATATCATCAATGAATCTGCTGTCAAGGCATTCGGTTTCAATTCCCCTCAAGATGCCATCGGGAAGTCAATTGGTCAAGAGGACAGTACCTTCCCGATCGTTGGCGTTATTAAAGATTTTCATGCCCAGGAATTCTATAAAGAGATCACACCTTTGGCTTTGCGCAGTTTTAGTCGCGGTGCTTATACCTTCAATATAAAACTATCGGGAAACAGCAAAGAATGGAAAACCAGTATCCAAGCGATCAATAAAGTATATACACAGTTTTTTCCGGAACTCCCGATAGAAATAAAATTCTACGATGAAACGATCGCTTCTCTTTATCAAAAAGAGCAAAATCTGACCAAATTAATTAACGTGAGTACAATTGTTGCTGTTTTAATCGGTTGTTTGGGTCTCTTTGGGCTGATTACCCTTGCGGCTTTCCAACGCAGCAAAGAGATCGGTATCCGTAAAGTTTTGGGTGCAAGTATTCCAAGTATCTTTCATTTATTGGCTAAGAACTTCGTACAGCTCATTTTAATCAGTATCCTAATTGCCGCACCATTGACCTGGTGGACGTGTAGCAAGTGGCTGGAAGATTTTTACTACCGCATCGATCTTACGGCAACTCCTTTTATTTTAGGCGCTGGGCTTGCATTATTTGCGGCTGTACTGACCATTAGTTTTCAATCGATCAAGGCGGCTATCCAAAATCCTGTCAATAGCTTACGGGACGAATAG